The Lichenihabitans psoromatis genomic interval TCGCGTCCCGGCTGCAGGTCGGCCGGATGATCACGCAGGAAATGTTTCAGCCGGTGATCGGCTGTATGCGCGCCGCCGGGCTGATTTGATGCTCGTCAATGCTTTGTCACAAAAGCTTGTCGCCTCTATGCGAGACGGTCGCTTCGCTGCGGCTTCGGTCATGACGCGACACAGAACAGAATGGACCCGCTTGCCTCGTTGCATCACCCCGACCCGCTTGGCGCGAGCGACCTCTCTTCTGTCGGCGCTTCTGTCGATGGGGCTTTGTCTCGCCGGCTGCGCCGCGCTGCAGGACCCCGAGGTGTCGCGACAGGAGACCGTCGCCAACGATCCCGCCGCGATGTTGAGAATCGCCGATGCGGCGCAGAAAGCCGGTGAGGTCGATGGCGCCGTCGCGTTCTATCGCCGTGCGGCGGACCTTCAGCCCGGCTCGGGGACGGCCCAGATCGGGCTGGCGCGCGCGCAGGTCGACCAGGGCGACGTCGAGCAGGCGCTTGCGACTCTCGACGCCGCGCATAAGCGCATGCCAGCCGATGCTCACGTCACGGCCACGCTGGGCAAGCTCCTGGTGGCGGCCCATCGACCTGCGGACGCGCTTGCGGTTTTCCGTGATGGCTTGCAGCAGGATCCGCATGCGGTGCCGCTGCTAATCGGGCAGGGCGTTACGCTCGACAAGGCGGGTCAGCACGCCGAGGCGCAACAGTCCTACCGGCTCGCCCTTCAGGTGGAGCCCGGTAATGCTGCGGCTCAGACGGATCTGGCGCTGTCCGAAACTCTTGCGGCCGGCCGTACGGCGCCGACCGTGAAATCCCGCGTCTCTCGGGCCTCAGGCGCCACCGCCGTCGATTGAGACGCCGTCAGTGTTGTTTCAGGGTGTCGTGACGGTTGCGGCCGGTGTCGCGATCGTGTTGCCGGTGGAGGCGGCGGTGCTGGTTGTCGGTGCCGCAGCGGAGGTCGATCCACCGGACGCCGACCCACCCCCAGCATCGGGCGATGCGCCGGTCGTGTCGACCGAGGGTTCACCCGTCCGGCGATTGGCCCGCCAGGACGTGACGCCAGCCGCCAGATAGGCACCATCCGAAGGGGCGAGGCGCGGCGGTGCGACGAGGTCGGCGGGGTCGACCAGCATGGCCGCGAGATTGCTGCTTTGGGTGCAGGTCGCAAGGCTCATCAAGCTCGGCAAAGGATCGCCACCGAACGCCGGTGTGATCGCGTCGGCGCAATCCGGCGTGCCCGCGACAGCACGGGTCAGCAACACCGAGGCCTCGCGCGCTGGCGGCGGCGGAGCGGTCGCCGTAATGCGGGAGGGGTCGATGCCGTTGCCGACCAGCGCACGGCGGAGGGTCTCGGCTTCTCGCGCGCTGCTCGCCACGATATGGGCCCGAACGGCTTGTCGCTCGCCATCCGAGACGACGGCAATGTCATGCTTCAGGCGGGCACGCCACGCGAGGCGGCCGTTGGGTTGATGCGGCGCAAACACGAGCTCGCGATTGACGCTCGCCAACAAAACCGGTGGCGAACGACCAAGGTCGGCGGCCTCGTTGGTGCAGCCGGCCAGCAGGGCCGACAGGCTGAAAGCCGCGATCGATGCGCGCATCATTGAAACACGAATCCCATGTTTTCGGGTTGCGGCGGCGGCGCGCGGCGCGCGAGACCGACAGCACGCCGAGTCGGGGCCGCGACGCGCCCATACACCACTTCTTCCTCGTCGGACGGCACGCGGACGTAGCGGCTCGCATCGCCCGGCGGATTACCGGGGCCGGTCGGACGCACGACATAAGGCGTCACGACGATCACGAGTTCGCTCTGGTTGCGCTGGAATTGGTTCGAGCGGAACAAGCCGCCGAGGATCGGGATATCGCCAAGCCAGGGCAGCTTCTGGATCGAATTGTTGTTGTTGTTCTGGATCAGCCCGGCGATGGCGAAGCTCTGGCCGCTGGCCAATTCCACCGTGGTTTCGGCGCGGCGCGTCGTCAACGCCGGCACCTGCACGTTGTTGAGCGTCACGGTGTTGGTGAGATCAAGTGCACTCACCTCGGGCCGCACCTTCACACTGATGTGGCCGCTCGACAGAACCGTCGGCGTAAAGGCGACGCTGACGCCATATTGCTTATATTCGACCGACACCGCCCCGAGCGCCTGGGGGATCGGGATCGGAAATTCGCCGCCGGCCAGAAAGGTGGCCGTGGTGCCCGACACGGCCGTGAGGTTGGGTTCGGCCAACAGCGTCACCAGCCCCTCGGCCGCCATAGCGTCGAGCACGGCCGAGCCATTGGCATGTTTGGACGCAACGGTGCCGAAGACGCCGTTGACACCGTTGGCGATCAGATTGGCTCCCGTCGCGCCTGCCAACCGGCCGGTTTGCAGTCCGAAGGCGAAGTCACCGGCCGAGAACACCGTCGACCAGTTGAAGCCGAGTTGACGCGAGACTGTACGGCTCACTTCGGCGACCCGAACCCGAAGATTGACCTGCGGCGACCCGGCGACTTGGAGCTGGTTGGTTAAAGGGACGCCCGCTCCGAGTGTGCGGGTCGCGGTCTGCTGCAGCCGTTCCGCCGTCTGCGGGTCGGGGACCGTTCCCTGCAGCATCGCGCCGTTGGGCGTATAGGTCAGCCGTGTTGCAGCATCGCCCGCATCGGCGTTCATCTGCGCCTGAAGCTCGCCTTGCGGAAAGCGCACGTCGATCATGTAGGCCAGCAGCGGCGCGCCATCCTGAGACAAGACGAAAAGCGTGGTGCGTCCGGGTTTCTTGCCGAAGACAAAGATACTGGATGCTTTTGGACTCTGGATGTCGGCGATGGTGGGGTCCGCCACGAACTCGGTTCCGGCGGCCTCCGGCAAACGCAGAAGTTGGC includes:
- a CDS encoding tetratricopeptide repeat protein produces the protein MPRCITPTRLARATSLLSALLSMGLCLAGCAALQDPEVSRQETVANDPAAMLRIADAAQKAGEVDGAVAFYRRAADLQPGSGTAQIGLARAQVDQGDVEQALATLDAAHKRMPADAHVTATLGKLLVAAHRPADALAVFRDGLQQDPHAVPLLIGQGVTLDKAGQHAEAQQSYRLALQVEPGNAAAQTDLALSETLAAGRTAPTVKSRVSRASGATAVD
- a CDS encoding type II and III secretion system protein family protein codes for the protein MRHVRTIDIKPLERGRREQTIARYLLALLAMLVLAATAPAAALAQAAAPPSTVTASRTIHIDVSGGQLLRLPEAAGTEFVADPTIADIQSPKASSIFVFGKKPGRTTLFVLSQDGAPLLAYMIDVRFPQGELQAQMNADAGDAATRLTYTPNGAMLQGTVPDPQTAERLQQTATRTLGAGVPLTNQLQVAGSPQVNLRVRVAEVSRTVSRQLGFNWSTVFSAGDFAFGLQTGRLAGATGANLIANGVNGVFGTVASKHANGSAVLDAMAAEGLVTLLAEPNLTAVSGTTATFLAGGEFPIPIPQALGAVSVEYKQYGVSVAFTPTVLSSGHISVKVRPEVSALDLTNTVTLNNVQVPALTTRRAETTVELASGQSFAIAGLIQNNNNNSIQKLPWLGDIPILGGLFRSNQFQRNQSELVIVVTPYVVRPTGPGNPPGDASRYVRVPSDEEEVVYGRVAAPTRRAVGLARRAPPPQPENMGFVFQ
- a CDS encoding CpaD family pilus assembly lipoprotein, producing the protein MMRASIAAFSLSALLAGCTNEAADLGRSPPVLLASVNRELVFAPHQPNGRLAWRARLKHDIAVVSDGERQAVRAHIVASSAREAETLRRALVGNGIDPSRITATAPPPPAREASVLLTRAVAGTPDCADAITPAFGGDPLPSLMSLATCTQSSNLAAMLVDPADLVAPPRLAPSDGAYLAAGVTSWRANRRTGEPSVDTTGASPDAGGGSASGGSTSAAAPTTSTAASTGNTIATPAATVTTP